The following is a genomic window from Acidobacteriota bacterium.
GGCTTTGTCTTGACCTCGGGCGGATAATCGCACTCATGGGAGACTCCCACCAGGTTGTCCCCGAGGCCCAATGCATACACGATCTCGGTCGCGCTCGGAAGAAGAGATAGAATTCGCATGTTGGTCTCCTTTGGGTAGCCCTCGTTTTGCCGAAATTGATAACAGACTTACCCACACACCCAGGTCATTGCTCTATCACGCGGTCGCGATATCGGGACACTGGAAGGAGGATGGGAGCCCGTCCGCTACCCGTCCGTACAATCTCCACGGGCCCGCCATAAGCCTCTTCCACAACTTCAGCGCGCAACACGTCCTCCGGCGCCCCGTCGGCCAGCACCGCCCCTCGATGCAGGACCATCAGGCGGTTAAAGTACCGGCCGGCCAGGTTCAAATCATGGATGGCAGCCACGATGGTGAGACCCCGGCTGCGATTGAGCTCGGTGACCAAATCCAGGATTTCAGCCTGCCGGGTGATATCGAGCAGATGCGTCGGTTCATCCACCAGCAGGATTTCCGGTTCCTGGGCAAGCGCCATGGCAATGATGACGCGCTGGCGCTCGCCGCCACTCAGTTCGTTGATGATCCGGCCACTGAGATCAGTCGTATCCGTCAAGAACATCGCCTGCTCCACCGCGCACCGGTCGTTCGACCGGAAACCCCGCAGCAAGCCTAAATGCGGCGTGCGTCCAAGCTCAACGATTTCTTGCGCTGTGAAAGCAAACGGCACCGCCAAATCCTGAGGTACAACAGCAATTTTACGCGCCAACTCTTGCCGAGACACGGAACGAAGGTCACGTCCGTCCAGGAGAATAGAACCTCTGCTTGGAGACCTTGCGCCGCTCAAGAGTTTCAAGAGCGTTGTTTTTCCCACCCCGTTGGGACCAAGGATTGCGACCCGCTCGCCGGCATGGATTTCCAGAGAAATGCCCGTAAGGACCGGCTGGCCGTCGTAGTCGAAGCACACCTGGGAAGCAAGAATCATTGCCATGCTTAAAACCTGTACTCTCGTTTGGTCCGGTGCAAAAGCAGCAGGAAAGCCGGGCCGCCCACGAGGGCGGTCAGAATTCCCACCGGAATCTCATTCGGGGGCATGACGATCCGGGCAAGCAGGTCGGCGATCACCAGGAACGACGCCCCGCCGAGAGCCGCGAGCGGAAGCAGACGGACATGGTTGGGTCCAAACAGTAACCGGAGGAAGTGGGGCACGATCAGCCCCACAAACCCGATTAAGCCGCCCGCCGATACGGCCGCGGCAGTGAGAAGCGACCCAACGACAATCACTCCAGCCTTCTGGCGTTCAACCGCGATGCCGAGATATCCCGCGCATTCCTCACCGAGCGCCAGGCCATTCAAACTCCTCGTCAGCGTCAACGCGCCCACAGTGCCGACGATGATAATGAGGGCGATGAGTCCGAGCTGGCTCCAGTGTTCGATCCAAATTCCGCCCAGGAGCCATCCGTAAATGATGCGCGTGTTTAACTCGAATCGTTCATTGACGATGAGCAAGAAGGAGACGCTGTAACCGAGAATGACGCTGACCGCGAACCCCACCAGCAATAACGTCACCACCGGTGTGCGCCCTCCCACTCGGGAGAGACGGAAGACGAGCACCATTGCTCCCAAGGCTCCGAGAAATGCCAGCGTCGGAATAGCGCCGAAGTGCAGAATAGAGAAATGGGAAAAGAGTACCGCTCCCAGGCAGGCTCCGAAAGCCGCGCCACCGGAAGTGCCAATCACATAGGGATCCGCCAGGGGATTTCGGAAAATCCCTTGGAAAAGAACTCCTGCTACGGAAAGCGCCGCACCCACCAGTGCTGCCGCCAGAACCCGCGGCATCCGAATCTGGAAAATGATGGTTTCGTCGGTTTGCGGCCACGTTCGGGGCAGGTGGACCAAACCCGATCGGTTGAGCAGCATGCAGACGATCTCCCGGGAAGGAATGTGCACGGCGCCAATCCCGGACGCCACCACAACGCTCACGGCGGCCAGCAGTACGAGCAGCCCCAAACCGGCGCGGAAGCGAAGCGTGGAAGATGAACCTGCCGCGCGGGTGCCCGTCGTCATATCTCTGACCGTGCAGGACGGCTCGTTTGTGGACGCTGCCATTTTGGCCTTTCTCAGTCTCGTCAAAGTCTGATCGAAATTGTTACGGGCGCTTCCATCCCTCCCCCCCGATGGTCAGTTTGATCCCGGTGCGAAAGTTAAAGGGCAGGGCGGGGTATCCGAAAGCTCCCTGATAATGCTCACCCAGAACATTTCCAATATTGGTGAAGAACGTAATACCGTGGCAAACCTCAAACCAGCCGCTCCAATCGACAAGCTGATAGGCGTTGAGCAGGTTCCGGTTGGGCAGAAGCAGCGTATTGCCATAGTCCTTATCCGAAAGAAAGGTGCTGTCATCCGACCGGCTGACAAAATAACCGGTGGCGGACATACCGAATCGTCGCTTGGAATAGATGAGCGCCATGCTTCCGGAATTTCGCGGCACCCGGAACGGCCTGCCACCGACGAGGGGGCCATAGGCCCCGATCGGGATATTGGGGAAAGTGGGATTGTAAGCCGGGAACTGGGCGCTGCTGGCAAACGACTGCGTTACAACGGCGTCCGTGTACGTATAATTGGCGTTCAGCCTGAAATCCCGGCTGAGCTTGGCCTCCAGGTTGACCTCAGTTCCCAGACTGTGATAGGAGTTCGAGTTGACGGTAGCCCCGAAGGGTGCCGCGGCGGCAACCGGGCCCGGAACGCCGAGTTCCGGAAGCAGGCTGTTGTTCACAAAAGCA
Proteins encoded in this region:
- a CDS encoding ABC transporter ATP-binding protein, whose protein sequence is MAMILASQVCFDYDGQPVLTGISLEIHAGERVAILGPNGVGKTTLLKLLSGARSPSRGSILLDGRDLRSVSRQELARKIAVVPQDLAVPFAFTAQEIVELGRTPHLGLLRGFRSNDRCAVEQAMFLTDTTDLSGRIINELSGGERQRVIIAMALAQEPEILLVDEPTHLLDITRQAEILDLVTELNRSRGLTIVAAIHDLNLAGRYFNRLMVLHRGAVLADGAPEDVLRAEVVEEAYGGPVEIVRTGSGRAPILLPVSRYRDRVIEQ
- a CDS encoding iron ABC transporter permease → MAASTNEPSCTVRDMTTGTRAAGSSSTLRFRAGLGLLVLLAAVSVVVASGIGAVHIPSREIVCMLLNRSGLVHLPRTWPQTDETIIFQIRMPRVLAAALVGAALSVAGVLFQGIFRNPLADPYVIGTSGGAAFGACLGAVLFSHFSILHFGAIPTLAFLGALGAMVLVFRLSRVGGRTPVVTLLLVGFAVSVILGYSVSFLLIVNERFELNTRIIYGWLLGGIWIEHWSQLGLIALIIIVGTVGALTLTRSLNGLALGEECAGYLGIAVERQKAGVIVVGSLLTAAAVSAGGLIGFVGLIVPHFLRLLFGPNHVRLLPLAALGGASFLVIADLLARIVMPPNEIPVGILTALVGGPAFLLLLHRTKREYRF